The Sebastes umbrosus isolate fSebUmb1 chromosome 1, fSebUmb1.pri, whole genome shotgun sequence genome includes the window TGGGTACCATCTTCTAGTCTTCTCCAGAGGGCGCCTCCTCTTCTGagccatcctcctcctcctcgtcttcctcctcctcctctcctcccgcGGCCTCCTTCGTCGTCTTGGGGGCGGGGGAGGTCTCTTtcttctctgcctcctcctcttcctcctccagggGACTCTCGgggtcctcctcttcttcctctttgggTGAGCTCTTCTCCACGGCCTTGGCGCTAGGGCGCCCCTTCCCCTTTCCTTTCATCGGGCTGGGGGTCactgggagggggggggagacaaaTCCGTTAGTGATCATCAGATTATGGCtacttaaagggagagttcaggtgttttgcagtggggttgtatgaggtattatCCATATGCAGTGTAttatgacggtcggcacgccccccccgcccagtttggagaaaacgacaggagttaccgcactgAAGgaaagcaacgtactgctgcaACCTACCAgctgaaaaacagattttaggcacctaaaaaaatatcagttttttaTCTGATATCAATAtcggtttaagtgctatatttataatattttcgccggtttacattgctgtgagacagctataaaGTGTatgtttccaacggggaactgaagccgttgtgtccatctatgctctcgtcaaagcaaccagactcagattacaaaaaacagtaactttacctcacagaacacaggagtttccggcctaccgctgcctcgatccgttagcatgtttgtgttattgtgtgactttggttagttcggattcaccaaagatTATACACTAAGGGAAACACACacccatttctgctaatagatccctcttaaatgttacacaccagTCCTTTAAGGACATAATTATTTAACACAATTACTAATTGAGTTTGGAAACATTTAGAAAGACAATTTTGTAAATATATCAATCCGGTGCACTTTGAGAGTTGAATTCCAGCAAGGGTTGCTGTAAAgcgccaccttcaccccgggaCTTTCCAAGTCGCGTGGCGGCTGCTTCGCGTGGCGGTTGCGTGATGCACGCGGCGGTTGCGTGATTCACGcatcgggtgttcacaccagctgcgtttcagctgctgctgtcagccctttctttctacatagagtctgcctttcataatggccatttcatttaattataaatatcatttatatttattttagaccaagaaaggttaagaaacgtgtggtaatttgtaaataatagtaataatccacaattaaaacctcGTACtacattcattcatggagctctccaagtcactgcatgttctacaacactgtccggcacatatttcagaataaaagccttgtgttattCATGTGACTAGGCTTCGAGCTTTCAACATTTACTATTTAATCATTCATCAACATTTCATTGAGATCAGAAAGTGTTCAGAGTGGCAGAGTAAATATTGTTCACAGCCCAGAGATAAAACGATGAGCTGCAGAAGTGTTGATTGAATATGAATCTGACACTTTCAGAGCAACAGCTGAAGCCTGCTCACCTTGAACCACTTATTTCTGCTGGAGGTCATGATTCAGAGCGACTAAGCTAATAGACTTAAATAATTGacataatatgaataaataattctgACAGAATCAAGAGAGGTCGACAGCAGATGAGCGGCTGCGGGGTTTCTCTCACCTGTGGCCTTTAGTCGGGGCTTGGggctcttcttctccttcttgtcCGGCCGTCCCCGTCGGATCACCTTCTTGCCTCTCTTCTTGGAGCGACCGTAGTCactgtcatcatcatcctccaccATGAAGTCCTCGTCGCTGCCGGACTCGTCGGCTGCACACGAAACACAGAACGCATGAGGATCTTTTCACAATCATATGCTCGACACCTTTacaatgtatatactgtatatggagcCTGGAAGCTTCCACTAGTTATAGCACCAAGTCAGTTTGTTTAGTGTCTTGCTCTATTTCCAGTTGAGTGTAAATAGTGTCGTCATGGAGCTGTGGCTTTAAGAGTTTTCTCACACCTTTGTCAGCTTGTAACTGCTCACCAGAACATTTTTATCAAGACCTGAGATGATGTAGTTATTGCTCTAAAGCACTAGTTCCAAACCCATCTGGCTTCTGGGCCTTTAAAATGAAGTAGCCTGGTGGATATTTGTCTTCAGCTCAccaaacacaggaaacaacagcatAGAAAGCAGACGAGCAGTCAGTCAAAACAGACAGGTcatattacacattaaaacagttcatgacTGTGTCTGTGGTTTAGATCTACTCAGTCACTCTGTTGGCTCTACAGCGCCTCCCGGAGCTCAAGAGCTCAaactggctgcagagaggatggCAGCTATCTGCCAAGATATACTCCTcgctttcttcctcgtcctttctgtacAAAGTTGAGTTAAGGGCTTTTGGTGTTTGTCAACTATTTTGCTCgccattgacacaatcctagaGGGTTTATAGTGGTGAGCGGGAgtgatttgtttcatttgatgGATTTTTAGAGCTGTAAAGAGGTCAAGTATGCTgtagtttacaagaaaaatgcaataaataaataaataaataataataaaattgacagaaaattgtGTGACAAACATAATCTGTCTCTTCAATCATCTGGGACCCTTCAGATTTTTTccatgttgggaaccactgctttaaagcATCTTTTATTGTGACAGGCATTTCAGGCCTTCAATGAATCTTCTTTAGGAATCTGCAAAAGTTATCTACTCACAGTGTTGATCTGGTTCATACAGGAACGTCACATTTAGGGGTGTCAACACATAAACAATTAATCGGTTAACCATCGAGaatatttttgaccattttTGACCATATGTCGGTCTATAAGTTAATTTACAGTCTATAGGTTCATTTCAGGGATGAGTCacgaaattataaaaaaaaatcaaatagtttATGCGACTATTGTCTTGtcttaattaaatatattttcccttgtttttaCCATCACAGGGCTGCACCTGTAAAACGTGCGTGACACTTTCAGTCCGGCTCTTTTGTGTGCGGCAGAGCAGACGAGAAAGCAGGCAAATGagtattaaaaacattttcaattcaGAATCTATACATCATCTGATCAGCAAAATGCGGCAATAAACAGACAATAAAATTAAAGACAAGACATTtgcaacaaaaaacataaaaatttcAGCACCTCTAAATGGATAATGCTTCGAAATGTGGCGACATACCTCACTGAGTCAATGCAGCGTCGGACTAAACGGAAAGCACctcttgtatttgtattttgtgtcattttgcGTTTTTTGTTCCTTAAAAACTAACCAGTTAGTTACCGGTTAACGGGTGCCGGgctatcaaaagtaaaatgGATCCCTTAAACACATTAGACATTTACTACTGGTCTGATGTGTGACATCTTGTGGTTTCTATGTTCCATTTAGGGCAGactgtgtgttgctgtgtcCGTGTAGAGTACAGTTGTACATACGGTCATTGTAGGGTTCCTCTTGGTCTTCTCGCTCCTCATCCTCGCTGCCGGCGTCGCCCAGCAGGATCTCCCTCTGTTTGGACACAGCCTTGGAGGCCGCCTGGCGCACGGTACGCTTTCGACTCACTTCCTTCTCATCGTCACTGTCATCTACgcaaagaacacacacagagtaacaCAATGATTCACACATTAACAGAACAAGACAAGAGTAAACGGAGAGGATGACTTCCCTGAGTATTCATATTGTTAACGGCTTCCTGCAGCTGTTTTTAGCAGAGCCAACTCCACCGAATTACTGACAGCCTCCACTAATGTCACAACACATTAACCCACTTTTATTAAAGCTATGTTGTGTTATGATTGTTTTACCCTTTACCCCGGTCTatggcctgacgattttacCAAACACTTTACCCACATTTGGTGGGTGGAGCGTGCCATTTTCAGACCCTGCCCAAACAAGACGTCTGAAGAAGCCGGTGATCAGACTATCAAAGAAACACCCCGACCATCCTGCTCACCgagaaataaactgtacacacactgctacagctacgtttacagatataacgccaccgacaaccccacactcacagTCTCAACACTCGCTAACGTCACgctgggcagacacacagctggcaACCTCGCAGCTAAGCTAAATGGTGTTGCGGAGAATTTTACTGGGAAGGTGGCTGCATGTGTTTAATGAAactacacgcagcaccgtggctgctacagtaacgcTGCCGGTCAGGTGAACTGCGGACTCGAGTTGTCCGttttgctcatacactgcagcttgTGCACCGCCGCATGCCatgcactaatcttgtcggttaataatcagttagCGAGGGTCGATTATCGGAGAAACGCCGTTCTAAATCATATTTCTTACATCTCTCAGGGTTGTAAAGGGCAAAACAATAGATGTATCACATCTTAGTGGAATCATGAGGAGCCCCCTAATATTACTCAGTGGATTAATGAGGTAAAGTCATGTGCTCCTTTGGAAAAAATAGCCTATGCTATAAGAGGTAGCCCACAGTTTTTCTATATGCTATGGGATCCATTGATTACTAACATAGAATCTACTTAACCTAACCTTTCTatggtatttatttaattaccaattattattttctatgcgctatttttttacatttaattaattaattaatttttaaggtttctatcttactaccataaattgtattattgtaGTACTTATTACCTTTAATTTGAACTAattaatgaaattatttttttaaattatttttattatcattaatttctcttttttctgtaacttctgtaaaaaaaaggaatgaaagaaaaaaggaaaagggcAAAACAAATGTTCCTGTTGGGAGCAGCAGTCATCCGGTTAACCAGGAGGTGCATTCTGGGTCACAAAGCAAAGCAGTAATGGATTGCGATGCCTTTAAAAAGGAACATATACCTCCATGAGGTGTAATAAAAAGCCAGAGTGAAGCACAGCAGGTGAGTTGTTTTTGCTGTGAAGAACATTTGAAGCCCCATACTGCTGTGCCCTTTGCAATTACTGAaagcacatacatacagtacatactttgtgCCTGTAGAGGTTAATGACTCATTTGAACGCTGATGAGGCAGAAGGATAAAGGCAGTTATTTTGGTGATTTAAATCGGCCACAATGAAACGACTCTGCCCATCATCACCCGACAGCTTTAAATTAAAAGCTGACAGGGAAAAAGGGCACAGACGTATACCTAATGAGGAGATTGTTGAGACCATCACCTCGTCACTCGATTGATCACAAAAGATGAGATGCCGTCAACATCCATCAGACTCGGCTCAGCAGATGACCGATTGATCGATCATACCTTCGACTCGCAGTAATAAATCAAACAGAACGTCGGCGTTGAGGAACGCTGGAGGCAGACGACTCAGTCAGTCTCAGTCAGACGGGGATGTGGGAGGAATACACTCTGAGAGCACGTCTGGGAGAGCACACGCAGCGCTGCCCGTCAACCACCGAGCGCAAGCTATTTTAGATCTTCACAAGTCAGAAAAGATCAATATCGATGCCACCAATTCCACAACTGCCTCGCTGTCTGGCCTCCCAAAACATCCTGGATCGGAGGATCTCACAGCTAGAATAGAACATCTGGCTGCACACAAATCCAAACTACTTTTATTAGATCCAGTCATATTTCATTTATGCAACAGTACGTCGAAACCCTTCATAGTTTCCCGTAATGATTAGCACAGACATAGCACAGCTTTTTGTATTCTTTAACATGTAAATCTTaaatttgtaatgttttttttcttctcaagaaaaaacaataaagcttTTAAAGCGATTAATCggttagttgtcaactattataACGCTTTTATTAGAAATCATCTTGAACACATTACCATTCCCATATGTAAATATAGATGTTATatctaaatagaaaacaatagaACACTACCTATTTAcctcataaatatataattacaaATAACATCAAGGAGTTTCTATTTAAGACTGTACACAGGTAACACAGGTACTACCCTGTTAAAGAGAAGATTTGCAAATACTTCGTAACTGTTAACAATAGAGGCACTTTTTGCAGTTGTGAGTTTATTGAACATGTGTTTTGTAGATTGTTTTCATGCTACTTCTTTTTGGTTTCATTTGCAGAAGAATCTCTCAAAACATTTCGAAAATGATATCATACTAACAAAGATTGAAATATTACTCACTGTCAGCAATCCCAGTTTTTCAGCGGATGAGATTTACATAATTCATTTGATTATTATCCTAGCAAAATATTGTATACATAAAAAGATATGGTTTAAAAGAATAccctcctttttatttttaaagatgctgattttaaaacttatttgactatgattgaaaacttaaaactcaaaaattctaaattgactaaaactattaaatttagacatttcaaatttattcaaATTGTTTAGCAGAccccaaatgttttttttgtttgttttttatttattttttattcatcttttccttttcttacagtttatttgttgtataatttataatttatttttatattaatttgatACTGTAAGGTATTTTTGCAGAACTGTAATGAAGCATCTGAACATGTGATTAtattgtattgaacttttgaaataaaatattaaaacaaatgttttcaaaaatgttttcaactattaaattaatcgccaactattttattacatttgataatcgatttatcagtttgagtaatatttGTAAGGAATTCTCTGATTCTTAAATGTGAGTATTTTCAGgattctttactcctctatgacagtaaagtgaATATCAGGGGAGACCTGTAGATTTGATCCACGGTTTAAGATTGATCAGGTGAATATGTGTAGAAACTGGATGCTTTACCTGCAGGCCGTTTTCTCTTCGGCCCTCTCTTGGCGGGCTTCTCCACCTTggctttctttccctttttgccttttttttcttcgtaGTCGCTTCctccatcttcttcctcctcctctccaaagTCATTGTCTTCCTCATCACTGCCAAAGTCATCTGCTTCAGTGATACGGAGGGAAGGCAAGTGTTCAGTTCTCCACTGATCAAATCAAACCAGCTGTTTTCACTAAAGTAAACCTTTATCATCGGAAAATCAGACGACAGACGGACTTACCTGCTGAATCGTTTTTGGGTTTAGAGACCTTCTCTTCAGAGTCCTCACTGGAACAAAGATGCACAGATTTTAATTTCATAAGTCAAATACATACTTAACAAATAAGCATTAGGAGGACGGGTACCGGTCAGAGCTTTGCTCCTGAGCAAAAATCTAAAAGCAACACTTTTAAAATTAAACAATCACAGTTTATATCTATGCACTTTACAAGGTTGATTCTCTCAGATTTAGAGTACACATTGGTTTACAATACTGTCTGTGATTATCACACAGGTGCTTGTTATTATGGGGAGGATAAGGACTCTATAAAGACGTCAGTTCCTCGTAACACTACGACACAGACGCCATCAATTATTGAGATATTGTGCAATAGGCATGCTAACGGCAGGAATGTCCATTAGAGCTGCTGAATGTCCTTTCTGCCACCATAAGTTGTTTCACAGGTCTCATTCACCTTTGTCATTTCAAGTGTCTCAATCCAGATGTAAGACTTTCATTTACACTGAGTCACATAAATGTGTCTCCGTTGGCAACGTCACTAATCTGATTGGGATTCGtcaaagtttccctttaaaactgatccGCTGACCAAATAGTGCAGAATAAAATGTCCATATCTGGTTGATTAGACTTGTTTTTACTGAAGAATAGAACCGCTAATGAAGCTCCACTAACTCAGTGGCAAACACATAGCATTTACCTATAAcctcttcacaataaaagcatcatGTTGGTTCGCCAGTGGAAAGTCAataatatccattattacagccacatacagtacatctagcaggaagctggcagaacccgatatgtcatatgagcgtgccgGGCGGCGCGGTCTCGTGGGTCTGATGACCGTTCAGGAAAATAACTGGATTcagctgttttattttacaacttttcgGACATAACGATTTAAATGAGGGTTAttttaagtgttcctactgggaaactgggaagttgatattaaaaatgatcctctgatttacagacgtctctttataaaTCCATGGCGATGGattcattggcgttttcagtacAAAATGGCGACAGCGCTACAGCAGCGCCGTCTAGCGGCTGTTGTCTTTGATGTCCGGCTCTGCTACCGAGCAGGATTCATCCCCGACTGTGAGGCTGTGGTGGAAACGCATGTCATCACAGCTTGGCTTAGCGAGACTACAGAGGACCGACCCCGGCCCAGGGAGAAAAACCCTGTCAGATTTTAGAGAGGTCGTACATTACAAGTTGCATCCAGGATGAATCCAATgcagctctcctccctccctccctcccccccctcccccccctcccccacagtctcctccagctctctctaCACTCTTCCAGCTCACCCACCAGTGCCTGAAACACTGCTATATCACACCTGGCTGTCTCCCGTCCTCAACATGtatttcctcttctctcctccccatAATGGCGTCCTTATACCCGGTCCTAACCCCCCCTCAGCGTTGGTGCACCTGCCCTACTACAGGATATCCTGGTGTCTTAGCGCCGACTGGCGGCTTGTATCCAACCTGCTCATACAAAAGCTGCCGTGTTCCTCAAGGCCAAATGTGTTGAAGTGGTTAAACCGTACATGGCACAAGATTAATATCATTGAAACATGTGTATAGTAgggatggaaaaaaataattcattctcctatgatttttttacgatttt containing:
- the nucks1a gene encoding nuclear ubiquitous casein and cyclin-dependent kinase substrate 1a isoform X2, coding for MSRPVRNRKVVNYSQFNESDDADEEYGENKAKKVRAPPREPKHKRTRNSQEDSEDSEEKVSKPKNDSADDFGSDEEDNDFGEEEEEDGGSDYEEKKGKKGKKAKVEKPAKRGPKRKRPADDSDDEKEVSRKRTVRQAASKAVSKQREILLGDAGSEDEEREDQEEPYNDPDESGSDEDFMVEDDDDSDYGRSKKRGKKVIRRGRPDKKEKKSPKPRLKATVTPSPMKGKGKGRPSAKAVEKSSPKEEEEEDPESPLEEEEEEAEKKETSPAPKTTKEAAGGEEEEEDEEEEDGSEEEAPSGED
- the nucks1a gene encoding nuclear ubiquitous casein and cyclin-dependent kinase substrate 1a isoform X1, which encodes MSRPVRNRKVVNYSQFNESDDADEEYGENKAKKVRAPPREPKHKRTRNSQEDSEDSEEKVSKPKNDSAADDFGSDEEDNDFGEEEEEDGGSDYEEKKGKKGKKAKVEKPAKRGPKRKRPADDSDDEKEVSRKRTVRQAASKAVSKQREILLGDAGSEDEEREDQEEPYNDPDESGSDEDFMVEDDDDSDYGRSKKRGKKVIRRGRPDKKEKKSPKPRLKATVTPSPMKGKGKGRPSAKAVEKSSPKEEEEEDPESPLEEEEEEAEKKETSPAPKTTKEAAGGEEEEEDEEEEDGSEEEAPSGED